CAGTACGGACTAAAGTATCACAAAAGATTTGATAATGATACAACTGACAGGAGAGAGTCACAGAGCTGCCTGGTCTGATTTCAGTCTCTGTGGATGataaagagactgaaacagaaaatatgacAGAAATGACAGTCTTCACCACAGTTTTGAATGTGTTATCATATAATTTACAGAAACACTGACCTTGAAGAACATGCAGATAAACGTGTACATCAGTTCCATATTCTTGTCTATTCACATATTGACAGCAGGTGTAAGATCCATAATcttcttttgtaactttattgaTGTTCAGAGAGCAGTCAGAGCCCACATTCAGTCTCTCATGTCTCTCTATGTCATTCTTCTTTTTCCCTCCAGCAACCAGTTCAACTGCACTTGAATGTCTGTTATAGTTCCATGTAGTTGATGTGCAGCCAGAAAGAGCATTATTACAGGGCAGACTGACATTTTCACCAGAACTGCAGAACACATGAGTCACTTCTGCTCCATTTATACCTGAAACAACACATATGACTGATCAGATTTTACTTCTTATATATTGATcatcaaaaatgttaattctttCAAGTCTTGCAGGATTGAAACATcataagagtgagtaaatgatgaaaataattttatttttgattgaacTACTGTATCCTCTCAACATGAAAGAAGAATTGCTTCAGATATCTGTGAGTGAGAATAGGACATACACACTGGCATTTGTTAGTACATTCTATAATAAAACTGTATGTACCAAACAGCACATGAGATCACAACATGAACGTCAGCAAGAATAAATGTTTAACGTAAGACAAACTGTATGCCAGAgtaaggaaataaaaaaaatatattattattattattattattattattattattattattattatatttttaataaatggttGTTCACATTATACAGATCtactaaatattttacagatttcTTTACCTGTGAGAAGTGGACAAAGAATTCCCAGCAAACACATATAGCACTTATCAGTCATTTTCTCCTGACAGTCCTTCTTGTCCTTCTCATCTGAACAACTGACTGTTTAGTCACTATCCTCACGATAAAGCTGCATTTCACTGACACTGCTGTAGTGTGAAATGGAGAAGTGTGTCAACGTGtttatctgttttaattttctgcTTTTCTAACCCTGAATTACTGgctaacaaacaaaaatgttgagTAATTTCATAATATGCATGCTTTTTCAACCTTATTAAGCAAAATATCTGTAACAAATTAAGTAAGAGTGATATACTGAATGAACATACAGcgattttataaagaaaaaaaagtccaatCATGAATTTCTGTTCCACTAAGTGACATGTATAGCTGTTCTTTACATTTCTCAGACAACAAATGCACACATCGCTTATAAATATGGTTAGTTTGCCCATGCTGGTTCAACCCACATATACAGAAGTGATTATCTCTGAACCCAGATTAGCCTGATGTGTTTGAAATCGTTCCGTTAACAGTTCTTCTTTCTTTTAGCAAGTTGCTTCATGccactatattttattttggtttcaaCATCTCCTCTGTAGATGTTGATGAGAATCTGGACACTAAAGAGTCTTACAGGGACTGATCATTCTCTGCAGCATTCAAAGCAGTATATTACAGCAAGATTTAGTTTTGTAAAAGGGTATAATGGATATTTGCATActacttttaaaatactttttcagtAGTTCATAATGAACATCTGACATTAAATAAGTAATTGACTAAAATCACCAGACCTCACAATGTAAAGAAATGGTAATTTCACCATTCTAGTTCAGGTCTTTAAAtgcttgaaatgttttttacttaaactttatgtacagcatttaatgtattcattttattttgaaagttttgtttttgtttttctttttgttattcACAAAATCCCAGTCTGACGTCTGAAGTTTACTTGTAGTTTAATTGCCAAAGTAATAGTAGAAACATTTGCTTTCtatgattttgatatttttttttttttacttttattggaTTACTATTTTGTGATCCCTAAATTCCctacttaaatataatttatttattcatttttacaaacaaacattactACAGTGTTTTGTAATAATACATTAGATTGCTGAAAAGAATAGCAGTAACAGTGAGCAGgtatactgtaaatgtaaaaaacctaTCCAGCCAAAGGTGCTGAGTGCCTGCTGAGAGAAGTGTAGCATTGTCTTTCTGCGAGAcctcaaaaatattttggatttatgTAAGAATTcaagatttatgtatttgaactgGATATAAATTTTCCATCTATTTGGATTatagttttaacataaactaattAACTTCATGCAAAgcatatttgtcagtcataTGTAAATCAAACAGGTAAGATTTCTGCACTCAAAATTAGATTAGGTTTAAATTGATCAGTGTGGCTGTGGGGTGTGCGCTTAGTGTTATATGTTTTCTGCAGTTTTTTTCACAGCTGCGTGCTCACTTTTGAGGTTTGTTACTGCTGGGTGTGTGAGTTTTTCCACTCTGGTTCAACCCACAGAGCAGTGATCATCTCTGTGCCAAGTTTACACTGACGGGTGTGAAATCTGTTGGCAGtttctcttcctcttcttcagTCTTTATCTTTCTAAATGTAGAATGATGGTATTATACTGAACAGTTTGAGGAGGTGTTTACATTCAGGAATTTGGTGTTCTGCACACTAGACACTGTTAATTCTCTCAGTGTAATTTACTAATCAGATTGTAAGCCTGTGGAAGAAGTGCACATCTCATAGACATGTTATTAAAATGGTCTCTTTGATCATCACAGGAAGCTACAAGCTGAGGAGGAGCTGATGATGTTACAGggaagactgacagaaagagaaaatggctGAGAAGTGTCAGATGTGTGGACCTGGACTGATCATTCTTTGCTCACTTCTCACAGGTAAACACATCTATATGCTCTTTATGATATGTGGgaaagaattattttaaatatgcatacaGTTCATATCAAAAATATGTATAGTATCTGCAAATATCTGGATTGAAATTGGGGGATAAATGTAAACGTGCTTACATTTATTGCATTCGTGTCATGATTTCAGAGTAATTGTGTaatttgtaaatgctgttttattccTGAAAGCCCTGATATTTTACACTGAGTATGTCCTATTGTCACATTTAAAAGTCAGCTGATGTTAGTGATTTGAACAGCTCTATGCAAGACACATTTTCAGAgaagtttgttttgttctggatAATGTGTTGTCAGTGCGCACTGTTGCTTCACAACAAGAAGGTCCCTGGTTCAACTCTGTCCACAATTCAAAGACATGCAATATAGGTGAATTGGAGAGACAAAATTGCCTGGGTATGTGAGTCGTGTGATGGACTGACTACCTGTCCAGGGTGCCCCCTGCCTGCTGGGATAGGCTCCAGCATCTCACGACCCTACCCAGGATAAATGGTATGGAGAATGGGTGGATAATGATCATCCAGGCGTATTTGTGTTTCAGGTACCAGTGGAGCAGAAGTGACTCATGTATTCAGCAGTTCTGGTGAAAATGTCCATCTGCCCTGTAATAATGCTCTTTCAGACTGCACATCAACCTCATGGCTCTATAACAGATATTCATGAACAACTGAACTGTTTTTTGAAGGGACAAAGAGGATTGATGGACATGAGAGACTGAATCTGGGCTCTGACTGCTCTCTGAACATCAAGAAAGTGACAAAAGAAGATTATGGATCTTACACCTGCTGACAGTATGTGAATGGGCAACAATATGGAACTGATGCACGTATTTATCTGCATGTTCTTCATGGTCAGTGTTTCTGTGAATATTATGATTATATGTTGacttttaaaggaacacttcTCTATTTAATCACTCAGGAGCAATGAAAAGACTACAATCTGTCATAATGCGACTCATGTCTCACTTTATGTTTCAGTCTTTTTATCATCCACACAGACTAAGATCAGACCAGGCAGCTCTGTGACTCTCTCTTGTCAGTTATATATTGATAGAGTCTCTTGTGATACTTTGGTCCGTTCTGAGGGAATTCAGCTGATCTGGATGAATCAGGCTGGTGTAAATCTGCAGACAGACTCCAGATATCAGATATCATTCTCCTCAACACACTGTAACAGCACTCTGACTacaacactcctgaatgaagATCACAACAGAGAGTGGAGATGTCAGGTTACTCAGAGAAATGAAGTGAAGACCTCAGTCACATGTACTGTCAAGTATtcaggtaaaaaaaacaaaagcaaacaaacaatcaGTTTCAAAAGAGTCTCTATTAGACATGCACAATGCTGGTTTCATTTTGCGCTTTAACTAAAATTTGACTGCCAAATGCTGCAGTATGATGGGTCTGAACTCACATTCATCTTTTTCAGCTCAAAGTGATGCAACACCAGTAATTCCAGCCCAGATCACTTTCTACCATCCTACACCAAATGAAGTTACATGATCCATGTCTTTCACTTATAGGTTTATAGTGGTTCTATAGATACCGTTCTTCTCTAATTAGTCCCTAAATATCATAGTTTTCTCTCTGAAGACAAGGGGTACACAGAGGCTCCAACACGCATAATAATATAGTGTGTTGCTGTTTAGatgtaatttgtgtgtgtgtgtgtgtgtgtgcgcgcttAATGTGCTTAAGAATCTTTTTCAATTTATCcaagaaatataaaaatcataaaaataatttgcctGGTACAATCTGTGCTCTAGTTGTAATTCTTATGTTTGTGGCACTTAGTTAAACACTGCTGAAACACTTTGTGTTTCTGAAACTCAACTGAATTAAgtgaaataatgaaagcaaCCCTGCTGCcagaaaataacttttgttgttgttgttgttgttggtggtgtttttattttttatttacaatgaaGTCATTGTTGCTGTAATGCTGTCTTACGACCAATTTGCACGAGGTAACTAATTCGTAAGATTTCATATGACCTCACTCGTACGAATTCATATGTTTTCAGTTTAGGGGCGGGATTAGGTATAGTGCATTTGCACAAATTCATATGTAATTCGTAAAATACATACGCTTTAGCTAAAATCGTATAAATTTGTATAAGTGAAGTCGTACGAAttcgtacgaattagccaccttgtaaaatatatacaaattaccGTGAGATCGGGCATTGCTTCCGGTCAGCAGCTCAAACTCTGAGAAGAAATCAAGCCAAACTATTGCAGCAGCTCCTACACAACAAGGTACATGATAACTGAAAGACACCATCAGTGGTTTCAGTGGCTCTTACAATTAAATAACACTATGAAGAGAAATATGAATGTGTGTTACTTATATTTCCACATGATGGTGCATCTAAACTAAAATGCATCCACCAATTTATACtgaaattttcatttattcattttatttattaatttatttatacacatcTGTAATTGTTTAACAAGCTTTCTTGTTAATGTTACAATGTTTGAACTGAACTAATAGTCATGATCCACAGACTCTGCTGACACAACATCAGAAACTCTAGTGTGTATGATTGCTGGATCATTATTCAGAGGTATGAAATGTCTTTGCATGCAGTTCATTTGTGCTGATTATAACATAAATGctaatgtataatgtaaatgCTTTGTATGCTTTTTATAACTATCCTTGATGTCATAGTCATGTACAGTTTCACAGATTCATTATTTTTCCCCCTCTATATTCTCTGCACACATCTTCCCTGTAGTGATTATGATTATTGTTGAGATTGCATTGTTGCATTGGAAAGCTGACAGCAACTTAAAAAATGGCGGATAAGTGTCACATGTGTCTGACGGGACTGATCATTCTCTGCTCACTTCTCACAGGTGAACACATTTTCATATGCACTGTAAGACATCTGGAAAAGAGTGGCATTTAGATATACaataatgtattgtttattaatatacagCATAATGATCATCCAAACTTACTGTTTCAGGTACCAGTGGAGCAGAAGTGACTCACATATTCCACACTTCTGGTGAAAATGTCCATCTGCCCTGTAACAATGCTCTTTCTGACTGCACATCAGTTACATGGAACTATGACATATGATATGCATTTAGAGACCATTGAACTGTTTGTCTTGGGGAAAAAGAAGAATAACAGGGAGAAATACGACAGACTGAGTCTGGGCTCTGACTGCTCTCTGAACATCAACAAAGTCACAAGAGTAGATTATGGAATTTACATCTGTCAACAGTATGGACAACAACAAGGATATGAAAGACATGTTTATCTGCATGTTCTTCATGGTAATTGTAGGATAATgtaaactgaattttaaaaatgcaaaattctaGCTTTAATTTAAACTTGCATGTTTGCTGAAAAGAGTGAAGTCTGTCATgttatttctgtattattttttgtttcagtctCTCCATTAACCTCACAGACTGAGATCAGACCAGGCAGCTCTGTGACTCTCTCCTGTCAGTTGTACACGTATGATCGATTCCCTTGTTATTTTTTGGTCAGTACTGAGGGAATTCAGCTGATCTGGATGAATCAGGCTGGTATGAATCTGCAGACAGACTCCAGATATCAGATATCACTCTCCTCAACACACTGCAATAGCACTCTGACTacaacactcctgaatgaagATCACAACAGAGAGTGGACATGTCAGGTTACTCAGAGAAATGAAGTGAAGACCTCAGCCACATATACTGTCAAGTATCcaagtaaattatatatacattaacaaTTTATAATAGCTTTGTAATGATATCTAGTAATTTAAATATGATCATAGTGTACAACGTATCTGAACATTTATCTTTTACAGCTCAAGTCGAGACAAAGACAATGACTTCAGTCACCAGCCCAAACTCAAAGACAACCATAACTGCAAAGACACCAGCAGCAGGTACATAAGCTGTTAAGATTAATGTTTACTGTTAACTGAAGACCTCAGCCAGATATCCTGCAAAGTATTCAGGTGGGAACAACATCTtgtaaatcaattttttttaataggccCTCATAATGTCAGAAACTCTAAGAATTATAAATATCATTCAGCCAGAATAAACAGAtaacagcttaaaaaaaaaaaaaaaaaagtgctttaattgttaaatatgaaataatacttTACAAGAATGTTAAGTTCGTTGGAGAGGTCATGAACTTTCATGAAcacattatagacttttcattaagaccgtaaagaataatatcaacttgtggaaaatgggcatctgatgacccctttaagaatctTTTTCAATTTAGCcaagtaatataaaaataatacaaataatttgccTGTGCTCTAGTTGTAATTCTCATGTTTGTGGCACTTAGTTAAACACTGCTGAAACAAATTTGTTTCTGAaacttaactgaaataagtgaaaTAATAAAGCAAGCTCGAAGAAAATTActaattagccacctcgtaaaataaaTTCGAATTGCTGTGAGAATGGGCATTGATTCCAGTCAGCAGCTcaaactctgagaaaaaatcaAGCCAAACAATAGCAGCAGCTCCTACACAACAAGGTACATGATCACTGAAAGACACCATCAGTCTCTCACTTTAGTGGCTTCAATGGCTCTTACAATTAAATAACACTACAATGAGAAATGTGAATGTGTATTACTTGTATTTCCACAAGATGGTGCATCTAAACTAAAATGCATCCACCAATTTATAcagaaatattcatttattcattttatttattaatttatttatacacatcTGTAATTGTTTAACAATCTTTCTTGTTAATGTTACAATATGTTTGAACTGAACTAATAGTCATGATCCACAGACCTCGCTGACACAACATCAGAAACTCTAGTGTGTTTGACTGCTGGATCATTATTCAGAGGTATGAAATGTCTTTGCATGCAGTTCATTTGTGCTGATAACCATATATCATAAATGTTAATGTATAACGTAAATGCTTTGTATGCTATTTATAACTATCCTTGATGTTATAGTCATGTACAGTTTCACAGATTCATTATTTTTCCCCCTCTTTACTCTCTGCACACATCTTTCCTGTAGTGATTATGATTATTGTTGAGATTGCATTGTTCGCTGCTCCTACTGTGATTCTTCTTCAGATCATCTGTGCAAGAAGAGCTGGTGAGTTTTGAGCATCACAATTTCTGATGATTCACATTTATCTGCAATGATGATTAAAACTGTTTGAGATcagtaatttgtttattattattatttattgaattattttgtaGGGAAGAAGAACTCCCAACCCAGAAGAAATTAAGATGTCTAcaatttttgaataaaacacaaatagcATGAAAGACCTCTGAAATTCATTTTTCAATTAGTACATTACTGTggaaataatagtttaaaagcAAAAGAAGCAGGTTTTTGCATTGTGTTAGAGCTTGTTTTTGTGTTCAGATCAAGTCggcattaaaatgaaattgtgTTTGCCTTTTTCTTCCTTATTATGACTTCATGACAACAGGAATTATGTATGAGTTATTttatcagattactttttttcaagtaactagtaatgtattacttttaaatttacaaagaAATCAGTGTTTCTTTCCCCCCCCCCCGGGAAtgtttaaaattagaatttgctttttacagttttttcaaTTGCTAACATCCCTTTGTCCAATCTGtagtcacattttcaaaactcttgaaaaccaaaatcatggatctttttagtcttatttacaaatgcttaaacACAGCATGTCAGAAATGAAGACCTAATGTTCCAATCCTTAAAtatagtattacagtttttttcagttgctAACATCCTTTTGTCCTATCTGtagtcacattttcaaaatcTAAACACAATAAGCACAACATCCGTCTGCTGTGACCATACCATTAAGacaatttgtgttgttttcacacaatatgcAGTCAATTACCATGTTTccaaaatgcatacattttattttcatacaagcttacccaaaaccaaaatcatgGATCTTTTTAGTCTTATTTGCAAATGCTTAAACAGCATGTCAGAAATGAAGATCTAATGTTCCAAAccttaaatacagttttaaatacaGTGTTAAATACAaagcttctacttctgcaacaaGAGCAGCTCAAAAGTATTGAaacatatttctatataaaatattttaacatctaataagcatttttaagtaACAGATCAATTAAATGTTTAGAAATAGCTGATTCCATTCTCATTTGGAGGAATAAACAGGTGTTGAAGCTCTTTCCATTACACCAACATAAAAAGACCTCTTTGAATTGGTTTTGTGGATGCAGAACAACACAAAGAATCAAGGAGAGAAAAAATAATGTctgggagagggagagaaataGTTGTAGGAGGTAGAGGAGTAGTTGGATCAGAAAAGGGGAGAAGAAAGGGTAGGGGAGAAGAGTAAGAATGTGTGCTGgactgtgcatttttatgtttgtttttttccccttacacATGTGGAACCTACAAAAGCTTATGTCTGCCATGGAATATAAAGGGTACAGgggaattgtgacttttttttttatctcacaattctgataaagtttaaattgcaagatgtaaacttggaattccaaGAATATaggtctgaattgtgagataaaaatggtCACAATTgtcgtattttttttttttttttctgtgacagaAACAAGCTTGCATAGTAACCAAAGGCCACATATGTTGGAATTTCTGTCGATCACTGGCATCAGCTATCATAGGGGCACCATCCACATCCAAGCCCGACCCACTGGAAAGCAATTGCAATCAATGTTCCAATCAAATTTCTGCACAGAGGACCCTATCTTTTTCTATTGTACATTCTATAAAGTAATGATGACTCATTCCGTTTTAGATAGTATATTGCCAAGAAAGAACACATTCAACGCCTACAAATGTAAAATGGGTTTCTGTTTAGGGTAaaaatcaaattacaaaaaaaaaaaataaaaaaaaacctaaacaaaaacaaaacaaacaacaacaacaacaacaacaacaaaacaatagatTTAAATGTCTGTTATAGTTGGGTAGAACTGAAACATGACAATCAATGCAACTTTTGTAAAGCCATCAACTGTTAGTATTTTGACAGTCACTGTGCTATGATTGACTATATGTTTCTGCTGGATAGAAACTAGTGCTAATGTTTTGACCGAATGACTCGTTTTTGAATTgggtttgctgtgttttgacAGAGTTGGTATATGTAGAAAAAGGTATtcagcattttgaaatgtagagtttgtatttgtttaacaaaaaatggttttggccagaaaatgaacaatttggCTAATTATGTGATGTCGGTGTGTTGCTGTGTTAAGTTTAGAAAAAGTACTTCAAGTGTTTGTAAATGCTTGTTagcaattgaaaaaaactgtaaatgaatGCTTGTATGAATACAGCGTTATATTTTTGGCAGAGAATTTAAACTACAcatatttaacacattaaacTAATATACTTTTCTCTGAAATATCAGTAACTAAAGGtataattttgttaattatttatttacatttaattatctgtaatttCTTCTGagcaactttatttttgtttctcatCTTTTCTCTTACTGCATTCatgaatgtatttatgtatgcaccatataaagttattttaaaatcattgttttaaatgtgtcttgtatttgtttatttgtctatgaTTATGGCAGCAGGTCTACAGTTTTAATTGCTGAGGTTGTGTATTATGCTTCATGCTTTCCGGAGTGTTTTCAGAgctctgtttttactgtttcgAAACTCGTGCTCTGCGTGTGACAACTGTGTGAGTTTGCCCACACTGGTTCAACCCACAAATATAGAAGTAACCATATAGACTGATGGATGTATATTCTGAATCCTTTCAGTTCCTCTTCTTTCTTTCAGCAGCTTTTGAACAAGTTGCTTCATACTATTGAATTCTATATGGTCTCAACATCTCAACTGTATAGAAGCTGGTGAGGATCTGGCATGCTTGTCTTCATGAGTCTACACATCAAGTGAAGGTATCACTTAATGTTTTTCATTAACACActtaagtgcattttttttttcattcacttTGTATTAGTGATTAATTAGGTTTTACTTGCACATTATAAATTATGCTTCAAAGAAGTATACTCACGTTGatcatttgtaataatttgttaatgcatttcagttgtgtttatattatatgCTAGTGTACTGTTATGTTAATGCACTTTATTATATACTGGTATACTGTTAtgctaatgcattttaatcagaatatgtattaaaaatacagttatagTGCGTTTAATCAAAATACACATTAACTGAATGTCaaaataaattgcaaatatactaaattaaaacttcattattgaaaaaataaataaatgcatgtattagtgataaagtatattttagttcacaattacaaaaatatgtgcaGTTAGGTTTTTAAAACCATTATATTTAATTCACACTTGagtgtattattttaaagtatattatttgtgTGATAAATAAGTTTTATAAAACCATGCTAAACTGTGCTTTTTCACAAGAAGAGGAGGAGCTGATGATATTAAATAGGGAAAGCTGACAGCAACATAAAAAATGGCTGATATGTGTCACATGTGTCTGACGGGACTGATCATTCTCTGCTCACTTCTCACAGGTAAACACATTTTCATATGCACTGTAAGACATCTGGAAAAGAGAGGCATTTAGATATACAATAATGTATTGCTTATTAATATACAGCATAATGATCATCCAAACTTACTGTGTTTCAGGTACCAGTGGAGCAGAAGTGACTCACATATTCCACACTTCTGGTGAAAATGTCCATCTGCCCTGTAACAATGCTCTTTCTGACTGCACATCAGTTACATGGAACTATGACAGGCTAATGCATTTAGAGACCATTGAACTGTTTGTCCAGGGGAAAAAGAAGAATAACAGGGAGAAATATGACAGACTGAGTCTGGGCTCTGACTGCTCTCTGAACATCAACAAAGTCACAAGAGTAGATTATGGAATTTACATCTGTCAACAGTATGGACAACAACAAGGATATGAAAGACATGTTTATCTGCATGTTCTTCATGGTAATTGTAGGATCATgtaaactgaattttaaaaatgcaaaattctaGCTTCAATTTAAACTTGCATGATTGCTGAAAATAGTATCCTTTTAAGTCTGTCATGTTATTtctgtgttattttttgttGCAGTCTCTCCATTAACCTCACAGACTGAGATCAGACCAGGCAGCTCTGTGACTCTCTCTTGTCAGTTGTACTCGTATGATCGATTCCCTTGTTATTATTTGGTCAGTACTGAGGGAATTCAGCTGATCTGGGTGAATCAGACTGGTGTGAATCTGCAGACAGACTCCAGATATCAGATATCATTCTCCTCAACACACTGTAACAGCACTCTGACTacaacactcctgaatgaagATCACAACAGAGAGTGGAGATGTCAGGTTACTCAGAGAAATAAAGTGAAGACCTCAGCCACATATACTGTCAACTATCCAAGtaaattgttatatatacattaacaaTTTATTATAGCTTTGTATTgatatttagtcatttatttatgatCATAGTGTACAACGTATCTGAACATTTATCTTTTACAGCTCAAGTCGAGACAAAGACAATGACTTCAGTCACCAGCCCAAACTCAAAGACAACCATAACTGTAAAGACACCAGCAGCAGGTACATAAGCTGTTAAGATTAATGTTTACTGTTAACTGAAGACCTCAGCCAGATATCCTGCAAAGTATTCAGGTGGGAACAATAtcttgtaaataattttttttttttttaataatgtcctcaTAATGTCCGAAACTCTAAGAATTATAAATATCATTCAGCCAGGATAAACAGATATCAGCTTAAAAATATAAGTGCTTTAAttgttaaatatgaaataatactttacaaaaatgttca
The sequence above is drawn from the Labeo rohita strain BAU-BD-2019 chromosome 16, IGBB_LRoh.1.0, whole genome shotgun sequence genome and encodes:
- the LOC127178690 gene encoding carcinoembryonic antigen-related cell adhesion molecule 3, encoding MTDKCYMCLLGILCPLLTGINGAEVTHVFCSSGENVSLPCNNALSGCTSTTWNYNRHSSAVELVAGGKKKNDIERHERLNVGSDCSLNINKVTKEDYGSYTCCQYVNRQEYGTDVHVYLHVLQVSLSSTETEIRPGSSVTLSCQLYHYQIFCDTLVRTDGIQLIWVNQTGVNLTTDSRYQISPPGHCISTLTTTLLNEDHNREWRCQVTQRNEVKTSAAYIVKYSTPVTTQTVTTVTSSKTATTTNTSVISTQPVIGIVVAAAFAVLTVVILLVICKKKS
- the LOC127178689 gene encoding LOW QUALITY PROTEIN: uncharacterized protein LOC127178689 (The sequence of the model RefSeq protein was modified relative to this genomic sequence to represent the inferred CDS: inserted 2 bases in 1 codon; substituted 1 base at 1 genomic stop codon) — encoded protein: MADKCHMCLTGLIILCSLLTGTSGAEVTHIFHTSGENVHLPCNNALSDCTSVTWNYDIXYAFRDXIELFVLGKKKNNREKYDRLSLGSDCSLNINKVTRVDYGIYICQQYGQQQGYERHVYLHVLHVSPLTSQTEIRPGSSVTLSCQLYTYDRFPCYFLVSTEGIQLIWMNQAGMNLQTDSRYQISLSSTHCNSTLTTTLLNEDHNREWTCQVTQRNEVKTSATYTVKYPTQVETKTMTSVTSPNSKTTITAKTPAADLADTTSETLVCLTAGSLFRVIMIIVEIALFAAPTVILLQIICARRAGKKNSQPRRN
- the LOC127178618 gene encoding uncharacterized protein LOC127178618; protein product: MADMCHMCLTGLIILCSLLTGTSGAEVTHIFHTSGENVHLPCNNALSDCTSVTWNYDRLMHLETIELFVQGKKKNNREKYDRLSLGSDCSLNINKVTRVDYGIYICQQYGQQQGYERHVYLHVLHVSPLTSQTEIRPGSSVTLSCQLYSYDRFPCYYLVSTEGIQLIWVNQTGVNLQTDSRYQISFSSTHCNSTLTTTLLNEDHNREWRCQVTQRNKVKTSATYTVNYPTQVETKTMTSVTSPNSKTTITVKTPAAVRLSCPLSRKTPPKHNVSTAMFDVGDGVLGFIGSIPPPPNTAS